GCCCCGTGTCTTCTACGAAGACTTCCGCAACTACGTCCTCTACATTCAGGACGTCCGTCCTGCCTCCGGCGCCGCGCTCTGGCGACATGTCTTCCTCGCCGACATCACCCAGCCCGCCAACCCCAACATCACCACCGCTGACGAGGCCGTCGTCGTCGGCAACGACGCCCAGACTATCCGTCTCCACCTCCTCAACGGCGGACAGCACCAGACTGCACCCAACGACCCCAACCAGTACAACATCTCCACCTTCCTATCCACCGACCTGCCCATCGCCACCGGATCGCAGGAGGATCCTCGCCTCGGCCGCTCCGACACCCCCATCCTCGCACTTCCTCTCACCGAGCTCTGGCGCCTTCGCAACTCCTCCAGCGATCTGCCCGGCCAGCCCGCGCGCATCTACCGCATCGAGTTCAATAAGCGCTTCTCCTATCCCTTCGCCTGCCTCGTGCTCATGCTCGTCGGCGTGCCGCTCGGCATCTCCTCCAAACGCGGAGGCAAGTCTACCGGCTTCGTCCTCACCATCGTTCTCGTCTTCATCTACTACTTCCTCTCGTCGCTCGGAGTCGCCTTCGCCAAGACCGGCAAGCTCTCACCCTTTCTCGGGGTCTGGGGAGCAAACCTTATCTTCGCCGCATTCGGAGCCATCCTGCTCTACCAGATGTCTCGCGGAGGCATCGCCCTTGGCCTCTTCTCTTCCCTCGGTGCCTCGCTCGATAAGCTTCTCGCCCGCTTCACGCGCGGCCGCCAGCTCGCCGCAGCCGGCAACGGCAACCTCGACATCGCCACCATCCTTCGTCGCTTCCGCAGCACCTTCCGCGTTCAGTTCCCCTTGTTGCTCGACGACTACGTCATGCGCGAGTACGCCACCAACTTCGCGCTTGTCGTCTTCTCCTTCTCCACTCTTTTCATCATCTTTACCTTCTTCGAGCTCATCGGTGACATCATCCGCAACCGCACGCCGCTCGTCACCGTAGGCGACTACCTCATCAACCTCATCCCCTATATCCTCTACAACGTCACACCGCTCTGCGCACTCGTGGCCGTGCTCGTCACCTTCGGCACGCTCTCGCGCAGCTCTGAGATCACGGCCATGAAGGCCACGGGCATCAGCCTCTACCGCATCGTCTCGCCCATACTTATCACCACGCTTCTCATCTCCATCGGGCTGTTCGCATTTGATGAGTTCTACCTCCCCGCCGCCAACCGCCGCCAGGAGGCCCTCC
The Edaphobacter bradus genome window above contains:
- the lptF gene encoding LPS export ABC transporter permease LptF, producing the protein MRILTRYILREVISHALLGGALFTFVLFMRDLGHILELVVRDSASLTDVLRIFAYLLPNFLIVTIPMAVLVGILLGLSRLAADSEITAMRASGMGALDFVRIVSIVSAVAVGLGLFNSLYLAPRSAAATLALEASLSSSQASFEVQPRVFYEDFRNYVLYIQDVRPASGAALWRHVFLADITQPANPNITTADEAVVVGNDAQTIRLHLLNGGQHQTAPNDPNQYNISTFLSTDLPIATGSQEDPRLGRSDTPILALPLTELWRLRNSSSDLPGQPARIYRIEFNKRFSYPFACLVLMLVGVPLGISSKRGGKSTGFVLTIVLVFIYYFLSSLGVAFAKTGKLSPFLGVWGANLIFAAFGAILLYQMSRGGIALGLFSSLGASLDKLLARFTRGRQLAAAGNGNLDIATILRRFRSTFRVQFPLLLDDYVMREYATNFALVVFSFSTLFIIFTFFELIGDIIRNRTPLVTVGDYLINLIPYILYNVTPLCALVAVLVTFGTLSRSSEITAMKATGISLYRIVSPILITTLLISIGLFAFDEFYLPAANRRQEALRYTIKAKPARTFLRPDRQWISGQGGPSGTPMRIFYYQFYDPNKEVFANLTVFEFDPATFTLHRRIFAASAHWNEHINRWAFENGWERTFSGDTIASYQPFTLTTFPEIREQPGYFVKEDRPSQEMSYNELSSYIADLKQSGFDTKRLSVQLNRKLAYPLITLVMAILAIPFSLSMGKRGSLAGIATAIGLAIAYWVIDGLFQAMGNVNTLPAILAAWTPDLLFGIAGTYLLLRSST